The sequence GTGATCAGCTTCGACTGGAAGTTCCTCACCAACGAGTTTCCCGGTACCGAGATCCTCGACACCGCCTTCGTTGCCACCAGCCAAGGGGACCTGATCAGCCTGGCCAATGTCGACACCGCCACTTACCTCGACTTCCCGGATGCGGTCATGAGCTTCGAGACGGGCTGGACCCGCAGCTCGATCACCGCCCAGACGTCCGGGAGCCTCACGGTGCTGTTCGGGATCGCCGACGACTTCAGCACCGACATGGGCAGCGCGCTCGCGCTCGACAACGTAACGGTGACGCCCGTGCCCGAGCCATCGACCTACGCGGCCCTCGCCGGCCTGGGCGTGCTCGGCCTCGTAGCCCTGCGCCGCCGCCGCGCGTAAAATGCGCTTTTTAG comes from Verrucomicrobiota bacterium JB022 and encodes:
- a CDS encoding PEP-CTERM sorting domain-containing protein, which translates into the protein MKLAFSLAALAALAPIVTAQNFSYEMGLDGWTTGGNAYQESAASFGPSATDGDFYAVIDSGDRPLNNDFFNPTTNPTGVSADDLTSLVGQDKASLDSAFGIDSFDISYLAFEFTVTAGDVISFDWKFLTNEFPGTEILDTAFVATSQGDLISLANVDTATYLDFPDAVMSFETGWTRSSITAQTSGSLTVLFGIADDFSTDMGSALALDNVTVTPVPEPSTYAALAGLGVLGLVALRRRRA